In the genome of Aedes aegypti strain LVP_AGWG chromosome 2, AaegL5.0 Primary Assembly, whole genome shotgun sequence, the window aaatcttagatttgttttaccaaattaggatgatagtgttgtctaataacacagaacacctagatataggaaataatgaatgtaatgtttggaatgatactaataaagaaattaaaaaaaaaaaaaaaaaaaaaaaaaaaaaaaaaaaaaaaaaaaaaaaaaaaaaaaaaaaaaaaaacaattccactaaacagctccaGATATAAtccccgagaaaaaaaaaacacttataactttggaaaacatgtttgtacagaacatttgcacgtggcgtAACACCATCCGCCGAATCTGCTTTTCACCAGCCGAaccgaaaaaaaagaaaaacaaaaacgcgatgcgaggtaaacgtgacacaaaattcaaacacaGCCGTtcgcgcgcacggcttgctgcgatcataATGGGACCTTTGCACGAGATAGTTTCAAAATCATTTATTGGTCCAATTGTGTTTGTGCACATAATAGACATAATAAATTAGACCGCTAATGTCGCTGCAAAtcttgtgaccaacatctagtatgCCTATTTTTGTGAtggtactcaaagtgtcaaattttcatcaactcAATCATAGCAATCATGCATTCGAAACCAAAATATACACTCAATCAACGTTCTTACGCGAGTGAAGTGTTTTGTTACCAAAATGGGTTTTTCATATACTCTCAAGAGTTGTGATTCAACGTACAGACGAAAGTCCCGTCTGGGTGTGTCGTTCTACAGGTGACGAACGCTCATAAATCTCAAAAATTACATGATAAAACCACTTTTTATTTCAGATTCCCTACAGATACTGTGATGGCCGCGCAATGGATGGCAAGTTTAAAGCAGAATTATcaagaattgaaacaaaatagaGATACAGCTTTTCGTTCCCGACACTTTTCGAACTGCTGCTTCAAGAGTGTCGGAGGGAGACGATTCCTTACTGCTGCGGCGAAATTTtacaaataattgttttatcTTAAGTCCTTTAGACTATATGGTTCCATGTAAGCGGTTCGAGTGCGTACAAGTACTATTTCAACATTGGGAGTTGTATATGTTTTATTAATCACTTTTTGTTCAATTgtatcctttaaaaaaaaatcacatcatTCTTCAATTGCTATACGATGGAGGGGAAAAACAAGAGATGGAGTATCTACTCTACAATACAAAAATCCAACTGCTTATCCTTCCGACGATCACGAACGCGAATGATAAAGATTGatcaataaatatattttcaacacAATCTGATCCGTTCTTATCATGTGGAAGAAGTAAGTAAATGATGTTTCATTCAGTTCCAACTGTTCTAGCCATTCTTCCTTACAATTCAACAACATTTGCTTTCGCTTTTACTCGGTTCACTTCTCATGCACAACGAAATGACTAAATAAAACCAAAACAATCgttgacactttgagtaccgATGGTTGGCGCCAACAAAAATCAAGGCTACTGTGGTTGAGTTATccctacactgaggcaaaaatctcgcatgaatttcataagatcacactaatgaacgcgttttttattattttttgttggttcataagacacttgcGTATTTCACTCGgcgagattgagattcataagacaagtgtaattttttcataacaatcaattgttaatgtcataagaacgcttatgaaccccattgctcatcattgtgaagaaccacgtgaggcaaattttctcggtaCAGCCATTTCACTATCataaattcaatatggcttccgaaatggacgtgtttgctgatttgtcgctggctgactccgtttctaatgcatcaaagggtaaatattttctatttatcatcaattctGCTGTAAATAACACTTTCTTTCGATCAGATTATGGAATTGGATCCAaagaataagattttgaatgaaaatttaaaacaatttgtatgacgcgtaagaaatcacaaacccccctcatccattaatccgcccctaacgtaaacctgcaccaattcaggcgttcttcacaacttttctcaataatgtttcgctgctataatatacttcttcgcgttcaaaataggttagccaactagagaaaatcgaattttcatccattttgtcgtatcgcaaatcgattctaatgcttacagtaaagtgctttaatcgaattgccacatgacaaaatggatgaaaatttgattttcccaagttggttaacctattttCAATGCGGATTaatattattcattcattgaaatttataatctaaagctcaaatgACACTagacagtcttatggaaccaagaatggatcagaacgtaattcataagactatctatggattttgttatcaagtcaatgctggttcataagatcatcttacgaaattccttcgagatgtattatggaaacaacatctgccgaaaaccatacgatggtcttatgaatttcaaagatttttcttgtgtcgtaattccataagcaaatcttatgacagtcttacgtttgctttcctcagtgtaTCACAACCCTTGTATGGGACTAGCAGCGCCCCTAGCGTTCTAAATCTAATACTtccaagggtggagggcggctgtcaaatgggagtaaaattgaaaagccgccaactgaagtccagaaccagttttaaggcttaacgcggaatagtaaaaaatattattcgcaagattacaggtaataaatgcgcttggAAGATATTGTTAGCAAGCAATTATTAGCTACATGCTACTACAGTGCGCTGTtagcaatttaatcagaaaattctgctgaattcccaaaatggatgttttcgacaaaattgattacgccttcaccattgtttggtcgtaattttgtatggttgtttacattttagaaccagctacaagttggggtagcaataaagagccgccagtaccACCCTTGAATACTTCTATTGTGCACATCGATCTACCAAACGCTATCCTAACTTCTCTTAACCTAGGTTCTTCTTTAGTACTTGCCAGCACctgtttttcgaaatttctccatagtgatttccatataaaccttcaaatcatcacctagaaagctgaaaatttcacaaaacactatttttatggtaaggatggtaaagaagctatgggagattggatttgtGTTGCAATTGTCCACAATTGCAACCGATAGGAATTTAGGAATGGTTACCGAAAATctcatttagtatttttttgtaatcaatttttcaataataaactTATTTTGTTATGTCCTTATGTCTTGAGTTTGTATGCCATACAAACtcagttatttttgtttttttaactcTTATGTCAAAccaacaaaaatcaaatttagacattcaaacaaattgtaGAATTTGACATTTAATTGTCATTCTTCTCTACCCGGATACCTATACTATAGGAGCAACCGTCGACCCAATCCTTTTCGGTTTAAATTACATGAGGGTTTCAGAACACTTTTCCATTTGTTTATTTAGGTTTTCTATATCGCAAGGTTTGATTTTTAACAACATTTGCCAAACATATTGGATATTGAacgaacaaataaaaaaaatgttccaatggTGTATGTGATAACCAAAGACAGGATTAGTCTTGGAAATACTCCAGGTTCGAATCATCGTCATCATACACTTCACTGAACGAATCATCCTGGAAGTAATTTTCGCTGTATGCTTCATCGTCTTCATACCGCAAGGGAACAAGGGAATTTTCCGATAGCGAGTCGGAATTATTCCGACAGGATCTTCCACTGTTTTGATCACCATAAGAGTCACTGTAATCATTGAACTCGTTGAACAAGTCATCCCGGAAGGAATTTTCCGATGGGGATTCGGCATCATACCGATAGGATCCGCGACTGCTTTCGTCATCATGAGATTCATAGACATCATCGAATTCGTTGAACGAACCATCCCGAGAGGAATCAATGCGAATTATTTCTTCTAGCTCATTATCGGATTCGGCCGTAACGGAACTTTCCGATAGAGATTCGGAATCATTCCGATAGGGTCTGTTATCATCATCATGAGATTCATTCTCATCATCGTATTCGTTGAACGAATCATTCCGGAAGGAATTTGCCGACATAGAGCCGGAATCACTCCGATAAGATCTTTCCCTGTTTTCGTCATCCTGAGACTCATCGTCATGATTGATTTCGTTAAACGAGTCATTCCGAAAGGAATCATTACTAACAGTTTCGTCAAACGCATTACCCGATCCGGTCCTAAATGAATGTTCCGATAGTGGTTCAGCATCATTCTGATAGGAACTTTCACTGCTTTCGACATCATGATATTCATTGATCGAATTGTGGCGGCCTTCGTTTTCGTTAGGGTTATATTGTTTTTGGCAACTCTCACAATGATCGGCTCCTGTATTCGAAGCACAGCTATGATAGATTCCCACAAGGTGAGATAGGTTCGCTTTAGCCAAATCGTGAATGATTGTTCCGTATGTGCAAATTTCTGGTTGTAAACCTTCACCGTTCCCGCTAAACGTGAACATATAGTTTATGTAGGCACAGCACTTGATGgctgggaaaaatatgttcactTCGCGAGAAGCTGATTCGTTGAGGTCAAAATTGACGACTGCATTCCTTGTTGTTAAAACCACTGCATTTTGAATGATTTCCATTTTCAAATTGATGCTTCGACTGGATTCTGAGTTCCGCTTCAGGACAATTGACACACCGAACAACATGATACATTTGCGAAAGTACATGTTTGTCTTGTAATATTGTGCTGATGAATCCAATCCGGTGAGGTGTGAATTCTGTGGGTCTACATCCAAGCTGTTGTAGAAATTCACTTTTTGTCCTTTGAAAAACGGTTCTGTTCGCGATCGAATCATCATGAGCATATCTTGTTTTACATGATCGTCGATTTGTTTGGAATTGGTCCAATTTTCTATTGCCAATAGCAGTTCGTTTTTCGTACAATTCAGCGTTTCGCATGTTAAAACCTTTTGAACAACAGTCAAGGGAACCGTTAGAAAAGAATCTTGAATGAGAAGCTGGTTTGCAACATCCGATAAGTGTTCTTCACAACGACTCACAATCAATCGTAAATCGTATTCGATGGCCAGAGCAAAAATTTTCCACAAGTGCTTCTCCCATTTCGTGACATTGGCAACAACCCATTCGGAGAAGCTTTCCTTGACCTTCGTATCTATGAGGAGCATCCTGGCTAATGAATAAAATTCCAAACCTTCATCCAACGACATTTTTTCTAGGGTTCCATCGAATCCGAAGTACATGAATCTTAGACAATGCTGGAAAGCTGAATGGGACACTCCAAACAGCCGGATCTCCAGTTGATTGCGCTCGCTGAAGTGCCCGTACAACATTGCACGGAAATAATCGGACATTGTGGCCAGCACGACTCGGTGAGCTTGGACAGAAACGGTTTCGGACGGATTTATGTCACTGTCCACGACGATAGTTACATCGCGTAAAGCAGGATCTTCATACAGGTTCTGCACACACGACGCGAATCCGTCGTTCTTTTTTTGCATGATTATTGCTGAAAGTATAGTAAAATAGGTATAGTATTGTAATATAGTGTTTCTACGTTCGAAATTCTTTCACGCTTTATAATTTCCCAAGCTTAgcatattctttttttttaacaaaatatattgTGAGTTTAAGGGTTTGTTTGAAAGTAGCTTGCTTTATTGGTTGTTTCAATGTGATATCTGTATGTATTATAAGATGGTATTTATTGTTGCTCCAAACTAATTTTTTAGGTAACACTGCTGAACACGTTTTTgcctcaagcaccaaaataccgctatttactaaattatacactgaaaaaaatccacacgtttgatccGTGTGTTCAAAATTATTGATCGATTCTTTAACGTCTAAatcgatttgttgtgattttcttacaaacttcgtgtgtgttacacattcaattctttaATATTGCTTCATggactgattcatcaaccgacaacataaACTCCATAGTTTTCCACATCAGATCCTGaagctttccatttcaaattcgtatGCGTTAACCTATGGGTGCATAGATCAttacccaacacggattcagtgtgtttaacttacacgcaaacaaattttgttgtataatctaccgaatccatggtagaattaagaactgcaccaacgattttcaaccgactacaaaaatctgttaagcttactataatctggtgaaaatcactgagcagtgcagtaaatttgactatgtccatagtagcatccactacaaagcattgtatttcaaccCGTGACACcaaccgtacaacacagtgtggtcaaaagtatgatgctaaacttctcaaatcaagaatgtttctagtcaaaaatactacaactctggttaaatcaacagaagaaattttcttgtgtagtgatgttgactatgttttggtagagttaacagattaatgtagtcggttgaaaatcgttggtgcagttcttaattttaccatggattcagtagtttctacaataaaattcatttcagtgtagctTTCAGCTTCAAATAAAAGGAAATATGCTAATCCCGGGCTTCCCAAAATATGGagttgcggcgccccgcttgttgctgactcacttgtttggaaaaaaacattcaagtgagcttgcgacgagcagaggagcctcgaatccatattttggggagcaagagttcTCTATCAAATTTATTCTTTCAGTCTCATGATattcatgttctatcacacatgactatctaaagctactacatttctaattcaataagcaaatcagctggttttcatgatttaggggtaccgggggcagtatgaACACCCGGAgcagaatggacaccccctgcATTTTTGCATATGCGAATAATTTTACGCTTTAGAtacaaacaatatttcagttaCCTGTCGAAAGAGTAAGTTGtctactaaaatttcagaaaaaatgttttaaacattgattttatagCAATAAATTGAGCCTGATTTTTTgggttcgaaaattataacattcacacctcaccaAATAAAATTTCAGAGGCAAATTACTGCAAGTTGACCGAAAATGCAGCTCTTGactgaatcttcaattatttatgctcgattcaaaaatatagaagatttttttctgctaaTTTAAGACATTAAAaaacttatatgaaaatttcttatactgttggggcaatatggacaccgggTGACAAAGCATAGCTGACACTTTAAAAAGAAAGAAATGTAACTTCATACACAAAACTATTTTGCGTTTAATGCAATGATTACGATGCGGAACCataaatcggttgaaaatcgtcaattctGTATTAAAACTAATCTGgaggcaatattgaaagcatctctatgaaaaatatcgtaaaTTGGTTTTTATCATGTTTCCAGTGGTACAGTGAACTATCACTATGGTTTCTTGAATGTGTACTTCATTTTCCGAGGTTCTGGGAATGATCGCGggacaattttcctataaacgttaaggtgtccatactgccccatgggggtgtccactttgccccgctagcttgatgatgactaccaaatataagcttcttttaaacctttttttggaaatgaaatattttttttcaaagttttgcaacaatgtttaacaaatgcttaaGAACTCTAAAAAGTATACTGCATAtgaaaaactgtataatattcatgtatttacagtcaaaataggaaaattccttagggtgtccatactgccccgtgtccccctaatatttggaaattcatgtttgtttcacatgacaacctaatgctgatacacatgttattatacctttgaagtcaatgacgaaatccatatggctaccacactcaaatcatgtggttttcctcattgccaATGACATTGCGCAactctataagtaaaacacacgaccatgacgtgtagatttttctcagtgtaaggGTTCCTGGGTTctccagaagtaccaatcaagTGTTCAAATCAGCAAATGTCCATGAACTTCTACAGCACCTCTTAATCGAaatattctacaatcaataaacatcctcaactgattccaataacactttctagggtggagcttgccaggctccagaaataccaatcaagtgtccaaatcagcaaatttccataacttctacagcacctctcaatcgacatattctacaatcaatacACATCCTCAACTGATTCCAATAACACTTTCTAGGGTGGAGCTTGCCAcgctccagaagtaccaatcaagtgttcaaatcagcaaatttgcaTTAACTTCTACAGCACCTCTCAAATGACATATTCTACAAtcttttatatcctgtaaataaagaataatataatatgttagtgtccacagttcgggaagtctctcttctgcgccaactgcagccagtacttatagatcagaaataccgtaggtacgaacagataaaaggtaccaatccaaaaggcagaataattaatatcacttgagataggtagacatgacagtcctttcacctttagaaactttctaataactctttaaaagccAGCTACAAGTTGCAACAACTCATAcaacgaacaatcgaaaatatatccaaagaattccacgatcttattttaaatacgcAAATTTGCTAATTCCAAGACTAcaacaaaatcaaattcaaatccaattcaaatcattggattttacattacattacatttgaaaaattcgtcaacactaaagaaAAATTTCGTTCGTCTCCATACAACAAtcgcttcacaaaagaacaactatgttcacaataaacgacaatttcgtcagctctgaagaacaatttggttcaacaCAAATTGGCAATTTCACCACACTTTCAAAAACAGATACATTTGGAAATTTCACCACACTTTCAAAAATAGATACAATTGGCAATTCGCCACCCCAAAGAAAATCGATTATCttcaacacacgtttccatgatcctcgtcgtcacttttatatcctgaaaataaagaataatataatatgttagtgtccacagttcgggaagtctctcttctgcgccaactgcagccagtacttatagatcagaaataccgtaggtacgaacagataaaaggtaccaatccaaaaggcagaataattaatatcacttgagataggtagacatgacacaaTCAATACACATCCTCAACGGATTCCAACAGCACTTTCTagggtggagcttaccaggctccagaagtaccaatcaagTGTTCAAATCAGCAAATGTCCATGAACTTCTACAGCAGCTCtcaatcgacatattctacaatcaatacacatcctcaactgattcgaataacactttctagggtggagcttgccaggctccagaagtaccaatcaagtgtccaaatcagcaattttccataaacttctacagcacctcttaatcgacatattctacaatcaatacacatcctcaactgattccaataacactttctagggtggagcttgccaggctccagaagtaccaatcaagtgtccaaatcag includes:
- the LOC5568644 gene encoding uncharacterized protein LOC5568644 isoform X1, which produces MQKKNDGFASCVQNLYEDPALRDVTIVVDSDINPSETVSVQAHRVVLATMSDYFRAMLYGHFSERNQLEIRLFGVSHSAFQHCLRFMYFGFDGTLEKMSLDEGLEFYSLARMLLIDTKVKESFSEWVVANVTKWEKHLWKIFALAIEYDLRLIVSRCEEHLSDVANQLLIQDSFLTVPLTVVQKVLTCETLNCTKNELLLAIENWTNSKQIDDHVKQDMLMMIRSRTEPFFKGQKVNFYNSLDVDPQNSHLTGLDSSAQYYKTNMYFRKCIMLFGVSIVLKRNSESSRSINLKMEIIQNAVVLTTRNAVVNFDLNESASREVNIFFPAIKCCAYINYMFTFSGNGEGLQPEICTYGTIIHDLAKANLSHLVGIYHSCASNTGADHCESCQKQYNPNENEGRHNSINEYHDVESSESSYQNDAEPLSEHSFRTGSGNAFDETVSNDSFRNDSFNEINHDDESQDDENRERSYRSDSGSMSANSFRNDSFNEYDDENESHDDDNRPYRNDSESLSESSVTAESDNELEEIIRIDSSRDGSFNEFDDVYESHDDESSRGSYRYDAESPSENSFRDDLFNEFNDYSDSYGDQNSGRSCRNNSDSLSENSLVPLRYEDDEAYSENYFQDDSFSEVYDDDDSNLEYFQD